The Coffea arabica cultivar ET-39 chromosome 9e, Coffea Arabica ET-39 HiFi, whole genome shotgun sequence genome has a window encoding:
- the LOC140014829 gene encoding uncharacterized protein isoform X1, which translates to MAIGSYPYYWVLTDQTVIDEVFEIEAPKLPCYFALDSISSCHTVAETEKFINIMGIVLCVFPAREVYFEGGPSIARDYAIFNYEACVTLMITDETRSLNPVAMGDKAEKLIGISVHRLFQAEQENVHLTDRVASELEGKVLLCYVKHSNDVIRAVKGAPYTIVTVYGANEIGSNTC; encoded by the exons ATGGCTATTGGATCTTATCCCTATTATTGGGTTTTGACTGATCAAACTGTGATTGATGAAGTATTTGAAATAGAGGCTCCAAAACTTCCATGTTATTTTGCGTTGGACTCTATTTCTTCGTGTCACACTGTTGCTGAGACAGAAAAGTTCATAA ATATCATGGGAATTGTTCTCTGTGTCTTTCCTGCCAGGGAGGTTTATTTTGAAGGGGGACCATCTATTGCACGGGACTATGCAATTTTTAATTATGA GGCTTGCGTGACTCTTATGATCACGGATGAGACTAGGTCTTTGAATCCAGTAGCCATGGGAGACAAGGCTGAAAAGTTGATTGGTATTAGTGTTCACCGTTTATTTCAAGCGGAGCAAGAG AATGTGCATCTCACTGATCGTGTTGCAAGTGAACTCGAGGGAAAAGTCTTGTTGTGCTATGTTAAGCATTCCAACGATGTAATCAGGGCTGTGAAGGGTGCTCCATATACAATTGTCACTGTCTACGGCGCAAATGAAATTGGAAGCAATACTTGCTGA
- the LOC140014489 gene encoding copper-transporting ATPase RAN1-like isoform X1 gives MAPGTRDLQLTAARAASTEDDAGAGEEVRLLEEYLEEEVINSSKIPANLRRIQVRVTGMTCAACSNSVEAALSGLDGVAKASVALLQNKADVVFDPSLVKDEDIKNAVEDAGFEAEIIPEPSTSHAKPNGTLTGQFTIGGMTCAACVNSVEGILRTLPGVKRAVVALATSLGEVEYDPTIVSKDDIVNAIEDAGFEASFVQSYEQDKIILGVLGVSSELDVQQLEEILCNLKGVRQFHFDRILKEVEIVFDPEVLGSRSLVDAIEGESSVKLKLVVKNPYTRMASKDLQESSDMLKLFAASFFLSVPVIFMRLVCPHIPILYSLLLRRCGPFQMGDWLKWALVTIVQFVIGKRFYVAAGRALRNGSTNMDVLVALGTSASYFYSVYALLYGAVTGFWSPTYFETSAMLITFVLLGKYLETVAKGKTSDAIKKLVELAPATATLLLKDKEGKIVGERQIDALLIQPGDVLKVLPGAKVPVDGVVAWGSSHVNESMVTGESASVFKEVNSSVIGGTINLHGLLHIRAMKVGSNTVLSQIISLVETAQMSKAPIQKFADYIASVFVPTVVSMAFVTLLCWYFAGVLGAYPEAWLPENGSHFVFALMFAISVVVIACPCALGLATPTAVMVSTGVGASNGVLIKGGDALERAQKIKYVIFDKTGTLTQGKATVTDAKVFTGMDRGQFLTLVASAEANSEHPLGKAILEYARHFHFFDQSSGATKDGKNYSIETKYPGWLLDVSDFSAVPGKGVKCFTDGKQVLVGNRKLLTESGVVIPNHAENFVVELEESAKTGILVAYNNVLIGVIGIADPLKREATVVIEGLKKMGVCPVMVTGDNWRTARAVAKEVGIQDVRAEVMPAGKADVIHSFQKGGSVVAMVGDGINDSPALAAADVGMAIGAGTDIAIEAADFVLMRNNLEDVITAIDLSRKTFSRIRLNYVFAMAYNVVAIPVAAGVFFPWLRITLPPWLAGACMALSSVSVVCSSLLLRRYRTPRLTTILEITIE, from the exons GACGAAGACATTAAAAATGCTGTAGAAGATGCTGGTTTTGAGGCTGAAATTATTCCTGAACCAAGTACTTCCCATGCAAAGCCAAATGGGACATTAACAGGGCAATTTACAATTGGAGGTATGACATGTGCAGCCTGTGTAAATTCTGTTGAGGGTATATTAAGAACACTTCCAGGGGTTAAAAGGGCAGTAGTTGCTTTGGCAACTTCTCTTGGAGAGGTGGAATATGATCCGACCATAGTCAGTAAGGATGATATAGTCAATGCTATTGAAGATGCTGGCTTTGAGGCTTCATTTGTACAGAGCTATGAGCAAGATAAAATCATACTTGGCGTTCTAGGTGTATCAAGTGAGCTGGATGTACAACAATTAGAAGAAATACTTTGTAATTTGAAGGGAGTGAGACAGTTCCATTTTGACCGGATATTGAAAGAAGTAGAGATCGTATTTGATCCTGAGGTCCTCGGTTCAAGATCATTGGTTGATGCAATTGAAGGAGAAAGCAGTGTGAAACTAAAGTTAGTTGTCAAGAACCCTTACACAAGAATGGCATCAAAAGATCTACAAGAATCATCAGATATGCTTAAGCTTTTTGCTGCTAGCTTCTTTCTCAGT GTTCCTGTTATTTTCATGCGATTAGTTTGTCCTCATATTCCAATCTTGTATTCTCTACTACTTCGACGATGTGGCCCCTTCCAAATGGGTGATTGGCTGAAGTGGGCTTTGGTAACTATTGTTCAGTTTGTTATTGGTAAGCGCTTCTATGTTGCTGCTGGCAGAGCACTCCGAAATGGATCAACAAACATGGATGTCTTGGTTGCATTAGGAACTTCAGCTTCATACTTTTACTCTGTATATGCACTATTATACGGTGCAGTGACTGGGTTTTGGTCTCCCACTTACTTTGAAACAAGTGCCATGCTGATAACCTTCGTCCTTCTGGGCAAGTACTTAGAGACTGTCGCAAAGGGAAAGACCTCAGATGCTATCAAAAAGCTGGTGGAACTCGCACCAGCAACGGCTACATTGCTTCTTAAAGATAAAG AGGGAAAGATTGTAGGAGAAAGACAGATTGATGCTTTGCTTATACAGCCCGGTGATGTATTAAAAGTACTTCCTGGTGCAAAGGTTCCCGTTGATGGTGTGGTTGCATGGGGTTCAAGCCATGTCAACGAGAGTATGGTTACGGGTGAATCTGCTTCTGTTTTCAAAGAAGTGAATTCATCAGTCATTGGAGGTACAATAAACTTGCATGGTTTGCTTCACATACGGGCCATGAAAGTAGGATCTAACACTGTCTTGAGCCAGATTATATCTCTGGTTGAGACTGCACAGATGTCAAAAGCTCCCATTCAAAAATTTGCTGACTAC ATTGCTAGTGTTTTCGTCCCTACAGTTGTTTCTATGGCATTTGTGACATTATTATGTTG GTACTTTGCTGGGGTTCTTGGCGCCTACCCTGAAGCATGGTTACCAGAAAATGGAAGTCACTTTGTTTTTGCACTCATGTTTGCCATATCAGTTGTTGTAATAGCATGTCCATGCGCACTTGGCTTGGCGACTCCAACTGCTGTTATGGTTTCAACGGGTGTTGGAGCTTCTAACGGAGTGCTAATAAAAGGAGGTGATGCACTGGAGAGGGCACAGAAGATTAAGTATGTGATTTTTGATAAGACAGGCACCTTAACCCAAGGAAAAGCCACAGTTACTGATGCAAAAGTTTTCACGGGAATGGATCGTGGCCAATTTCTCACTTTGGTAGCTTCTGCAGAG GCTAACAGCGAACACCCATTGGGCAAAGCAATTTTGGAGTATGCACGCCATTTCCATTTCTTTGATCAATCTTCTGGTGCTACAAAGGATGGCAAAAACTACAGCATCGAGACAAAGTACCCTGGCTGGCTTCTTGATGTTTCAGATTTTTCTGCAGTGCCTGGAAAAGGTGTAAAGTGCTTTACAGATGGAAAACAGGTTCTG GTTGGTAACCGGAAGCTGTTGACTGAGAGTGGGGTTGTTATACCTAATCATGCAGAaaattttgttgtggagttggAAGAAAGTGCAAAAACTGGCATCCTTGTTGCATATAATAATGTTCTTATTGGTGTCATTGGTATAGCGGATCCGTTAAAGAGGGAAGCTACTGTAGTCATTGAGGGCCTAAAGAAAATGGGCGTCTGTCCTGTTATGGTTACTGGTGATAATTGGAGAACTGCTCGAGCTGTTGCCAAGGAG GTTGGTATCCAGGATGTAAGGGCAGAGGTGATGCCCGCAGGTAAAGCTGATGTTATCCATTCATTCCAGAAAGGTGGAAGTGTAGTAGCAATGGTTGGTGATGGAATAAATGATTCGCCTGCATTAGCAGCCGCTGATGTTGGCATGGCCATTGGAGCAGGAACTGATATTGCAATAGAGGCTGCTGACTTCGTGTTGATGAGGAATAATTTAGAAGATGTCATCACAGCTATTGATCTCTCTAGAAAGACATTCTCACGCATTCGTTTGAATTATGTCTTCGCCATGGCTTACAATGTGGTTGCTATACCTGTTGCTGCTGGGGTTTTCTTTCCTTGGTTAAGAATCACGTTGCCACCCTGGTTAGCCGGTGCATGCATGGCTCTTTCATCAGTAAGTGTTGTATGTTCTTCTTTACTACTCAGGAGGTACAGAACGCCAAGACTTACTACCATACTGGAGATAACCATTGAGTAG
- the LOC140014829 gene encoding uncharacterized protein isoform X2, with amino-acid sequence MLSSAYQGIACKDNLWERFTEKVSLFCFFCFSDIMGIVLCVFPAREVYFEGGPSIARDYAIFNYEACVTLMITDETRSLNPVAMGDKAEKLIGISVHRLFQAEQENVHLTDRVASELEGKVLLCYVKHSNDVIRAVKGAPYTIVTVYGANEIGSNTC; translated from the exons ATGTTAAGTTCAGCTTATCAAGGCATCGCATGTAAAGACAACCTGTGGGAGCGATTTACTGAAAAAGTTTCGCTATTTTGTTTTTTCTGCTTTTCAG ATATCATGGGAATTGTTCTCTGTGTCTTTCCTGCCAGGGAGGTTTATTTTGAAGGGGGACCATCTATTGCACGGGACTATGCAATTTTTAATTATGA GGCTTGCGTGACTCTTATGATCACGGATGAGACTAGGTCTTTGAATCCAGTAGCCATGGGAGACAAGGCTGAAAAGTTGATTGGTATTAGTGTTCACCGTTTATTTCAAGCGGAGCAAGAG AATGTGCATCTCACTGATCGTGTTGCAAGTGAACTCGAGGGAAAAGTCTTGTTGTGCTATGTTAAGCATTCCAACGATGTAATCAGGGCTGTGAAGGGTGCTCCATATACAATTGTCACTGTCTACGGCGCAAATGAAATTGGAAGCAATACTTGCTGA
- the LOC140014489 gene encoding copper-transporting ATPase RAN1-like isoform X2: MTCAACVNSVEGILRTLPGVKRAVVALATSLGEVEYDPTIVSKDDIVNAIEDAGFEASFVQSYEQDKIILGVLGVSSELDVQQLEEILCNLKGVRQFHFDRILKEVEIVFDPEVLGSRSLVDAIEGESSVKLKLVVKNPYTRMASKDLQESSDMLKLFAASFFLSVPVIFMRLVCPHIPILYSLLLRRCGPFQMGDWLKWALVTIVQFVIGKRFYVAAGRALRNGSTNMDVLVALGTSASYFYSVYALLYGAVTGFWSPTYFETSAMLITFVLLGKYLETVAKGKTSDAIKKLVELAPATATLLLKDKEGKIVGERQIDALLIQPGDVLKVLPGAKVPVDGVVAWGSSHVNESMVTGESASVFKEVNSSVIGGTINLHGLLHIRAMKVGSNTVLSQIISLVETAQMSKAPIQKFADYIASVFVPTVVSMAFVTLLCWYFAGVLGAYPEAWLPENGSHFVFALMFAISVVVIACPCALGLATPTAVMVSTGVGASNGVLIKGGDALERAQKIKYVIFDKTGTLTQGKATVTDAKVFTGMDRGQFLTLVASAEANSEHPLGKAILEYARHFHFFDQSSGATKDGKNYSIETKYPGWLLDVSDFSAVPGKGVKCFTDGKQVLVGNRKLLTESGVVIPNHAENFVVELEESAKTGILVAYNNVLIGVIGIADPLKREATVVIEGLKKMGVCPVMVTGDNWRTARAVAKEVGIQDVRAEVMPAGKADVIHSFQKGGSVVAMVGDGINDSPALAAADVGMAIGAGTDIAIEAADFVLMRNNLEDVITAIDLSRKTFSRIRLNYVFAMAYNVVAIPVAAGVFFPWLRITLPPWLAGACMALSSVSVVCSSLLLRRYRTPRLTTILEITIE; this comes from the exons ATGACATGTGCAGCCTGTGTAAATTCTGTTGAGGGTATATTAAGAACACTTCCAGGGGTTAAAAGGGCAGTAGTTGCTTTGGCAACTTCTCTTGGAGAGGTGGAATATGATCCGACCATAGTCAGTAAGGATGATATAGTCAATGCTATTGAAGATGCTGGCTTTGAGGCTTCATTTGTACAGAGCTATGAGCAAGATAAAATCATACTTGGCGTTCTAGGTGTATCAAGTGAGCTGGATGTACAACAATTAGAAGAAATACTTTGTAATTTGAAGGGAGTGAGACAGTTCCATTTTGACCGGATATTGAAAGAAGTAGAGATCGTATTTGATCCTGAGGTCCTCGGTTCAAGATCATTGGTTGATGCAATTGAAGGAGAAAGCAGTGTGAAACTAAAGTTAGTTGTCAAGAACCCTTACACAAGAATGGCATCAAAAGATCTACAAGAATCATCAGATATGCTTAAGCTTTTTGCTGCTAGCTTCTTTCTCAGT GTTCCTGTTATTTTCATGCGATTAGTTTGTCCTCATATTCCAATCTTGTATTCTCTACTACTTCGACGATGTGGCCCCTTCCAAATGGGTGATTGGCTGAAGTGGGCTTTGGTAACTATTGTTCAGTTTGTTATTGGTAAGCGCTTCTATGTTGCTGCTGGCAGAGCACTCCGAAATGGATCAACAAACATGGATGTCTTGGTTGCATTAGGAACTTCAGCTTCATACTTTTACTCTGTATATGCACTATTATACGGTGCAGTGACTGGGTTTTGGTCTCCCACTTACTTTGAAACAAGTGCCATGCTGATAACCTTCGTCCTTCTGGGCAAGTACTTAGAGACTGTCGCAAAGGGAAAGACCTCAGATGCTATCAAAAAGCTGGTGGAACTCGCACCAGCAACGGCTACATTGCTTCTTAAAGATAAAG AGGGAAAGATTGTAGGAGAAAGACAGATTGATGCTTTGCTTATACAGCCCGGTGATGTATTAAAAGTACTTCCTGGTGCAAAGGTTCCCGTTGATGGTGTGGTTGCATGGGGTTCAAGCCATGTCAACGAGAGTATGGTTACGGGTGAATCTGCTTCTGTTTTCAAAGAAGTGAATTCATCAGTCATTGGAGGTACAATAAACTTGCATGGTTTGCTTCACATACGGGCCATGAAAGTAGGATCTAACACTGTCTTGAGCCAGATTATATCTCTGGTTGAGACTGCACAGATGTCAAAAGCTCCCATTCAAAAATTTGCTGACTAC ATTGCTAGTGTTTTCGTCCCTACAGTTGTTTCTATGGCATTTGTGACATTATTATGTTG GTACTTTGCTGGGGTTCTTGGCGCCTACCCTGAAGCATGGTTACCAGAAAATGGAAGTCACTTTGTTTTTGCACTCATGTTTGCCATATCAGTTGTTGTAATAGCATGTCCATGCGCACTTGGCTTGGCGACTCCAACTGCTGTTATGGTTTCAACGGGTGTTGGAGCTTCTAACGGAGTGCTAATAAAAGGAGGTGATGCACTGGAGAGGGCACAGAAGATTAAGTATGTGATTTTTGATAAGACAGGCACCTTAACCCAAGGAAAAGCCACAGTTACTGATGCAAAAGTTTTCACGGGAATGGATCGTGGCCAATTTCTCACTTTGGTAGCTTCTGCAGAG GCTAACAGCGAACACCCATTGGGCAAAGCAATTTTGGAGTATGCACGCCATTTCCATTTCTTTGATCAATCTTCTGGTGCTACAAAGGATGGCAAAAACTACAGCATCGAGACAAAGTACCCTGGCTGGCTTCTTGATGTTTCAGATTTTTCTGCAGTGCCTGGAAAAGGTGTAAAGTGCTTTACAGATGGAAAACAGGTTCTG GTTGGTAACCGGAAGCTGTTGACTGAGAGTGGGGTTGTTATACCTAATCATGCAGAaaattttgttgtggagttggAAGAAAGTGCAAAAACTGGCATCCTTGTTGCATATAATAATGTTCTTATTGGTGTCATTGGTATAGCGGATCCGTTAAAGAGGGAAGCTACTGTAGTCATTGAGGGCCTAAAGAAAATGGGCGTCTGTCCTGTTATGGTTACTGGTGATAATTGGAGAACTGCTCGAGCTGTTGCCAAGGAG GTTGGTATCCAGGATGTAAGGGCAGAGGTGATGCCCGCAGGTAAAGCTGATGTTATCCATTCATTCCAGAAAGGTGGAAGTGTAGTAGCAATGGTTGGTGATGGAATAAATGATTCGCCTGCATTAGCAGCCGCTGATGTTGGCATGGCCATTGGAGCAGGAACTGATATTGCAATAGAGGCTGCTGACTTCGTGTTGATGAGGAATAATTTAGAAGATGTCATCACAGCTATTGATCTCTCTAGAAAGACATTCTCACGCATTCGTTTGAATTATGTCTTCGCCATGGCTTACAATGTGGTTGCTATACCTGTTGCTGCTGGGGTTTTCTTTCCTTGGTTAAGAATCACGTTGCCACCCTGGTTAGCCGGTGCATGCATGGCTCTTTCATCAGTAAGTGTTGTATGTTCTTCTTTACTACTCAGGAGGTACAGAACGCCAAGACTTACTACCATACTGGAGATAACCATTGAGTAG